Proteins from one Juglans microcarpa x Juglans regia isolate MS1-56 chromosome 6S, Jm3101_v1.0, whole genome shotgun sequence genomic window:
- the LOC121237532 gene encoding homeobox protein BEL1 homolog isoform X1, with product MAREQFEDKSGNMDSSAGFCYSGVSSNNPTIQAHLANQIQGFESNPEIFNLNSGMEMIGFSKNLQQQSDHSNSAMWKEFFGKCQSRPGPSSSNTINESTSDFYQHEYNKPDFTTGISETSSGKLVVGAHDSGAWQENRLIVDDSSLRCVFPCEENERPSQGLSLSLCSSNPSSIGVQPFELRRTSHRHQDQHDDLRFIASSSRDGFYGKSSTIQQEQIMQDGYLVKASNLHQGQFQLRNSKYLTPAQELLNEFCSLGTKQTDPLQQKAHKAKQWNEDTGSSSSRKQALYSLEYIELQKRKTKLLSMLEEVDRRYRHYCNQMKAVVSSFEAVAGQGAATVYSALASKAMSRHFRCLKDGIVGEIQATKIAMGEKDTVAPGTTRGETPRLRILDQTLRQERAFQQMNMMESHPWRPQRGLPERSVSVLRAWLFEHFLHPYPSDVDKHILARQTGLSRSQVSNWFINARVRLWKPMVEEMYVEETKEQDNNLTSSDGVTDLDDNIGRKNKTRLDQDQKPTQDQLVRIDSECLSSIINTNQDKNESKTSTITLQNDHHQMYQQHDFGRVTAETFGIMELNFSSYNNHPSAGAVSYANNNANQSFNGGGVSLTLGLMQQHGTGSGASLAFSPASQSSLFYARDPIEDQCQTVQYSLLDSEGQNLPYRNLMGAQLLHDLAG from the exons ATGGCTCGAGAACAGTTTGAAGATAAATCCGGGAACATGGATTCTTCAGCTGGCTTTTGTTACTCAGGTGTTTCATCAAATAACCCGACCATTCAGGCTCATCTGGCGAACCAGATCCAAGGCTTTGAGTCCAACCCAGAGATCTTCAACTTGAACTCGGGCATGGAGATGATAGGGTTTTCAAAGAATCTACAGCAACAAAGTGATCACAGTAACTCAGCCATGTGGAAAGAGTTCTTTGGCAAGTGTCAAAGCCGCCCCGGTCCATCCTCTTCAAATACGATCAACGAATCCACGAGTGATTTTTATCAGCACGAGTACAATAAGCCTGATTTCACAACTGGTATTTCTGAAACAAGTAGTGGGAAACTTGTAGTTGGAGCACATGACTCTGGAGCTTGGCAAGAGAACAGACTGATCGTTGATGATTCTTCTTTAAGGTGCGTGTTTCCttgtgaagaaaatgaaaggccAAGTCAAGgcctttcactctctctttgtTCAAGCAATCCTTCCTCTATTGGGGTACAGCCCTTTGAGCTAAGGCGCACCAGTCATCGCCATCAAGACCAACACGATGATTTAAGGTTCATTGCTTCGAGCTCTAGAGATGGGTTTTATGGAAAATCATCAACTATCCAACAGGAACAAATAATGCAAGATGGATATTTAGTAAAAGCTTCAAATCTTCATCAAGGTCAGTTCCAGCTCAGGAACTCAAAGTACTTGACCCCTGCACAGGAACTTCTGAACGAGTTCTGTAGCCTTGGGACAAAGCAAACTGATCCTCTGCAGCAAAAGGCCCACAAGGCCAAGCAGTGGAATGAGGATACTGGCAGTAGTTCTTCCAGAAAGCAGGCTCTTTACTCCCTCGAATACATAGAGttgcagaaaagaaaaacaaaactactTTCGATGCTGGAAGAG GTGGACAGGAGGTACAGGCACTACTGTAATCAAATGAAGGCAGTAGTGTCGTCTTTCGAAGCCGTGGCTGGCCAAGGGGCGGCGACTGTCTACTCCGCGTTGGCTTCAAAAGCAATGTCGAGGCATTTCAGATGTTTGAAAGATGGAATTGTGGGTGAGATTCAGGCAACCAAGATAGCCATGGGTGAAAAGGATACTGTTGCACCCGGCACAACCAGAGGCGAAACTCCAAGACTTAGGATTCTTGACCAAACACTAAGGCAAGAGAGGGCGTTTCAGCAAATGAACATGATGGAGAGCCATCCATGGAGACCCCAACGCGGCCTTCCTGAGCGATCCGTTTCTGTTCTACGAGCGTGGCTTTTTGAGCATTTTCTCCACCC GTACCCAAGCGATGTTGATAAACATATCTTAGCCCGCCAAACAGGTCTCTCAAGGAGCCAG GTATCCAATTGGTTCATCAATGCAAGGGTGAGGCTGTGGAAGCCCATGGTGGAAGAAATGTACGTGGAAGAGACAAAAGAGCAAGACAACAACTTGACTTCCTCAGATGGTGTTACAGATCTTGACGACAATATTGGCCGGAAAAATAAAACGCGACTTGATCAGGATCAAAAACCTACGCAGGACCAACTTGTTCGAATAGACTCTGAGTGCCTCTCTTCCATCATCAATACCAACCAAGACAAAAATGAATCTAAAACCAGTACTATAACCCTGCAAAATGATCATCACCAGATGTACCAACAACATGATTTCGGGCGGGTCACAGCCGAGACGTTTGGGATTATGGAGCTGAACTTTTCATCTTATAATAATCACCCCTCGGCTGGAGCGGTTTCTTATGCTAATAACAATGCTAATCAGAGTTTCAACGGTGGTGGAGTGTCTTTGACATTAGGGTTAATGCAACAGCATGGAACTGGGAGTGGGGCGAGCTTAGCCTTCTCGCCCGCCTCTCAGAGTTCTCTGTTTTATGCTAGAGATCCCATTGAAGATCAATGCCAAACAGTTCAGTACTCGCTTCTTGATAGCGAGGGACAGAATCTTCCATACAGAAACTTGATGGGAGCGCAGCTGCTTCACGACTTGGCTGGATAG
- the LOC121237532 gene encoding homeobox protein BEL1 homolog isoform X2: MEMIGFSKNLQQQSDHSNSAMWKEFFGKCQSRPGPSSSNTINESTSDFYQHEYNKPDFTTGISETSSGKLVVGAHDSGAWQENRLIVDDSSLRCVFPCEENERPSQGLSLSLCSSNPSSIGVQPFELRRTSHRHQDQHDDLRFIASSSRDGFYGKSSTIQQEQIMQDGYLVKASNLHQGQFQLRNSKYLTPAQELLNEFCSLGTKQTDPLQQKAHKAKQWNEDTGSSSSRKQALYSLEYIELQKRKTKLLSMLEEVDRRYRHYCNQMKAVVSSFEAVAGQGAATVYSALASKAMSRHFRCLKDGIVGEIQATKIAMGEKDTVAPGTTRGETPRLRILDQTLRQERAFQQMNMMESHPWRPQRGLPERSVSVLRAWLFEHFLHPYPSDVDKHILARQTGLSRSQVSNWFINARVRLWKPMVEEMYVEETKEQDNNLTSSDGVTDLDDNIGRKNKTRLDQDQKPTQDQLVRIDSECLSSIINTNQDKNESKTSTITLQNDHHQMYQQHDFGRVTAETFGIMELNFSSYNNHPSAGAVSYANNNANQSFNGGGVSLTLGLMQQHGTGSGASLAFSPASQSSLFYARDPIEDQCQTVQYSLLDSEGQNLPYRNLMGAQLLHDLAG; this comes from the exons ATGGAGATGATAGGGTTTTCAAAGAATCTACAGCAACAAAGTGATCACAGTAACTCAGCCATGTGGAAAGAGTTCTTTGGCAAGTGTCAAAGCCGCCCCGGTCCATCCTCTTCAAATACGATCAACGAATCCACGAGTGATTTTTATCAGCACGAGTACAATAAGCCTGATTTCACAACTGGTATTTCTGAAACAAGTAGTGGGAAACTTGTAGTTGGAGCACATGACTCTGGAGCTTGGCAAGAGAACAGACTGATCGTTGATGATTCTTCTTTAAGGTGCGTGTTTCCttgtgaagaaaatgaaaggccAAGTCAAGgcctttcactctctctttgtTCAAGCAATCCTTCCTCTATTGGGGTACAGCCCTTTGAGCTAAGGCGCACCAGTCATCGCCATCAAGACCAACACGATGATTTAAGGTTCATTGCTTCGAGCTCTAGAGATGGGTTTTATGGAAAATCATCAACTATCCAACAGGAACAAATAATGCAAGATGGATATTTAGTAAAAGCTTCAAATCTTCATCAAGGTCAGTTCCAGCTCAGGAACTCAAAGTACTTGACCCCTGCACAGGAACTTCTGAACGAGTTCTGTAGCCTTGGGACAAAGCAAACTGATCCTCTGCAGCAAAAGGCCCACAAGGCCAAGCAGTGGAATGAGGATACTGGCAGTAGTTCTTCCAGAAAGCAGGCTCTTTACTCCCTCGAATACATAGAGttgcagaaaagaaaaacaaaactactTTCGATGCTGGAAGAG GTGGACAGGAGGTACAGGCACTACTGTAATCAAATGAAGGCAGTAGTGTCGTCTTTCGAAGCCGTGGCTGGCCAAGGGGCGGCGACTGTCTACTCCGCGTTGGCTTCAAAAGCAATGTCGAGGCATTTCAGATGTTTGAAAGATGGAATTGTGGGTGAGATTCAGGCAACCAAGATAGCCATGGGTGAAAAGGATACTGTTGCACCCGGCACAACCAGAGGCGAAACTCCAAGACTTAGGATTCTTGACCAAACACTAAGGCAAGAGAGGGCGTTTCAGCAAATGAACATGATGGAGAGCCATCCATGGAGACCCCAACGCGGCCTTCCTGAGCGATCCGTTTCTGTTCTACGAGCGTGGCTTTTTGAGCATTTTCTCCACCC GTACCCAAGCGATGTTGATAAACATATCTTAGCCCGCCAAACAGGTCTCTCAAGGAGCCAG GTATCCAATTGGTTCATCAATGCAAGGGTGAGGCTGTGGAAGCCCATGGTGGAAGAAATGTACGTGGAAGAGACAAAAGAGCAAGACAACAACTTGACTTCCTCAGATGGTGTTACAGATCTTGACGACAATATTGGCCGGAAAAATAAAACGCGACTTGATCAGGATCAAAAACCTACGCAGGACCAACTTGTTCGAATAGACTCTGAGTGCCTCTCTTCCATCATCAATACCAACCAAGACAAAAATGAATCTAAAACCAGTACTATAACCCTGCAAAATGATCATCACCAGATGTACCAACAACATGATTTCGGGCGGGTCACAGCCGAGACGTTTGGGATTATGGAGCTGAACTTTTCATCTTATAATAATCACCCCTCGGCTGGAGCGGTTTCTTATGCTAATAACAATGCTAATCAGAGTTTCAACGGTGGTGGAGTGTCTTTGACATTAGGGTTAATGCAACAGCATGGAACTGGGAGTGGGGCGAGCTTAGCCTTCTCGCCCGCCTCTCAGAGTTCTCTGTTTTATGCTAGAGATCCCATTGAAGATCAATGCCAAACAGTTCAGTACTCGCTTCTTGATAGCGAGGGACAGAATCTTCCATACAGAAACTTGATGGGAGCGCAGCTGCTTCACGACTTGGCTGGATAG